From Cryptosporangium minutisporangium, a single genomic window includes:
- a CDS encoding diacylglycerol kinase, producing MPYRVVQWSTGNVGRHTIAGIDAKPDLELAGVWVSNPAKVGRDAGELAGLGRSLGVAANGDADAVLALEPDCIVYTAMADDRLPDALADLTRFLRAGINVVSSGPVFLQFPDGVVPAEMVAPIRAAAEEGGASLWVNGIDPGFANDWMALTLTSICERIDEVRCLEILDYATYDNPTVLFDIMGFGKPVDDVPMLLQPGVLSIAWGSVVRQLAAGLGVELDGVEESWTRLPAPEDFDIPSGPIGKGTAAALRFEVRGMRNGRPVCVLEHVTRLRPDLGPDWPQPTGQGGYRVVVTGEPNYTLDLQMLGTDGDHNTAGLKATAMRLVNAVPAVIAAPPGLLTALDLPLVTGRGLVRP from the coding sequence ATGCCGTACCGGGTAGTGCAATGGAGCACCGGGAACGTCGGCCGGCACACGATCGCCGGCATCGACGCCAAGCCCGATCTGGAGCTGGCCGGCGTCTGGGTGTCCAACCCGGCGAAGGTCGGACGGGACGCCGGTGAGCTGGCCGGTCTCGGGCGCTCGCTCGGCGTCGCGGCCAACGGCGACGCCGATGCCGTGCTCGCGCTGGAGCCGGACTGCATCGTCTACACCGCGATGGCCGACGACCGGCTGCCGGACGCCCTCGCCGACCTGACCCGGTTCCTCCGGGCCGGGATCAACGTCGTCTCCTCCGGGCCGGTGTTCCTCCAGTTCCCGGACGGCGTGGTGCCCGCGGAGATGGTCGCGCCGATCCGGGCGGCGGCGGAGGAGGGCGGCGCGTCGCTCTGGGTCAACGGCATCGACCCCGGCTTCGCGAACGACTGGATGGCGCTGACGCTGACCAGCATCTGCGAGCGCATCGACGAGGTCCGCTGCCTGGAGATCCTCGACTACGCCACGTACGACAACCCCACGGTGCTCTTCGACATCATGGGGTTCGGCAAGCCGGTGGACGACGTGCCGATGCTGCTGCAGCCGGGGGTGCTGAGCATCGCCTGGGGCTCGGTGGTCCGGCAGCTGGCGGCGGGGCTCGGGGTGGAGCTGGACGGCGTCGAGGAGAGCTGGACCCGGCTACCCGCCCCGGAAGACTTCGACATCCCGTCCGGCCCGATCGGCAAGGGCACCGCGGCCGCGCTGCGCTTCGAGGTGCGCGGCATGCGCAACGGCCGCCCGGTCTGCGTCCTCGAACACGTCACCCGGCTGCGTCCGGACCTGGGCCCCGACTGGCCACAACCAACCGGCCAAGGCGGATACCGGGTCGTCGTCACCGGCGAGCCCAACTACACGCTCGACCTGCAGATGCTCGGGACCGACGGCGACCACAACACCGCCGGTCTGAAAGCGACCGCGATGCGGCTGGTCAACGCCGTGCCCGCGGTGATCGCCGCACCGCCGGGCCTGCTCACCGCGCTCGATCTCCCGCTGGTGACCGGCCGCGGCCTGGTCCGCCCCTGA
- a CDS encoding LacI family DNA-binding transcriptional regulator → MTDFARPGRTPTMQDVARAAGVATSTVSRAFARPGRVSSETARRIHEAASVLGYHVNPIAQALQAGRTSMIALVISDVTNPFHNEIIRGAQATAAEAGYTLLLSDAQESSAQERETLERAVAAVDGIVLATSRMPDSSIRTIAKQRPVVLLNRALVDVPCVVTDNPGGARHAAAHLAELGHERVTYLAGPEASWVDGMRWRTLRENAPLLGLHARRLGPYAPTVAGGGGAAAEFVHHPTSAVIAYNDLMAIGFIRALAAHGAHVPRDVSVIGFDNIFPAALVTPALTTVAAPLRHMGRTAVHNLLAIVRGAQPRSQEPVTLPARLVVRASTTARSQQRSLHGRDLMTGARR, encoded by the coding sequence ATGACCGACTTTGCTCGCCCTGGACGGACACCAACGATGCAGGACGTCGCGAGAGCTGCGGGTGTCGCCACTTCCACGGTTTCCCGTGCGTTCGCCCGTCCCGGCCGCGTCAGCTCAGAAACCGCACGCCGAATCCACGAGGCCGCGTCAGTACTGGGCTACCACGTCAACCCGATAGCCCAGGCGCTGCAGGCCGGCCGGACGTCGATGATCGCGCTCGTCATCTCCGACGTCACCAATCCATTCCACAACGAGATCATCCGTGGTGCTCAAGCCACCGCTGCGGAAGCCGGCTACACGCTGTTGCTCTCCGACGCCCAAGAGTCCAGTGCCCAGGAACGCGAGACGCTCGAACGAGCGGTGGCCGCCGTTGATGGCATCGTCCTAGCGACATCCCGGATGCCCGACTCGTCGATCCGCACGATCGCGAAGCAACGCCCGGTCGTCCTGCTCAACCGCGCACTGGTCGATGTCCCCTGCGTGGTCACCGACAATCCAGGCGGCGCGCGCCACGCCGCGGCCCACCTCGCCGAGCTCGGACACGAACGCGTGACCTACCTGGCGGGACCGGAGGCGTCCTGGGTCGATGGCATGCGGTGGCGGACACTCCGGGAAAACGCCCCCCTCCTCGGATTACACGCCCGCCGCCTCGGACCGTACGCACCCACCGTCGCCGGGGGGGGGGGCGCCGCCGCCGAGTTCGTCCACCACCCCACCAGCGCGGTCATCGCCTACAACGACCTCATGGCGATCGGCTTCATCCGTGCCCTCGCCGCACACGGTGCCCACGTTCCCCGCGACGTCAGCGTCATCGGATTCGACAACATCTTCCCGGCCGCCCTGGTTACCCCCGCGCTGACCACGGTGGCGGCACCCCTGCGCCACATGGGCCGGACGGCCGTCCACAATCTGCTCGCGATCGTGCGCGGCGCGCAGCCCCGCTCCCAGGAACCGGTGACGCTTCCGGCCCGTCTCGTCGTCCGGGCCTCGACCACCGCGCGCAGCCAGCAGCGATCGCTGCATGGACGAGACCTGATGACCGGCGCTCGCAGGTGA
- a CDS encoding dipeptide/oligopeptide/nickel ABC transporter permease/ATP-binding protein has protein sequence MSVEILTTDPGLTAAPRRSALRRLLRDPQAVITGGLLLTVLLLGLLAPLLTDHGPNDASLDAVNAEVGTPGYLLGADQSGRDIFARLLYSIRTSALAALIGTSVALLVGVSAGLIGGYFNQYVRGLTEWLFSLIMTFPGLLLLIVLMPVTDGDVGVTMAIFGVLLSPAVYRIVRNLVVAVKNELYVDAARVSGLPSSRILRRHVLVIVRGPIIIAAAFLMGSAIGVQSGLAFLGVGSSTVPSFGAMIAEGFRNLYVDAWQFAWPSLLLGLITASLVLLGNALRDALEGARPKPAKRRTSAMRTTVATVPDEDSSELLTVDDLGIAYPSPSGELHEVVRGVSFTVGAGETVGVAGESGSGKTQTAFAILGALPAEAVVTRGSIRLNGRELLGLSRSELRKVRGSVVAYVPQEPMSNLDPSFTVGAQLVEGLRSARGLSRADARQRILRLLERVGITDPQRTFDSYPHQISGGMAQRVLIAGAVASEPALLIADEPTTALDVTVQADILDLLRDLRRELGMAVLLVTHNFGVVADSCDRIAVMQEGEVVEVGDVADVFRSPAHPYTRALLGSILHGDTVRADPPVAAGSEVS, from the coding sequence TTGAGCGTCGAAATCCTCACGACGGATCCAGGGCTGACCGCCGCGCCGCGCCGCTCGGCGTTGCGCCGGCTGTTGCGGGATCCGCAGGCGGTGATCACCGGCGGGCTGTTGCTGACCGTCCTCCTCCTCGGCCTGCTCGCGCCCCTCCTCACCGACCACGGTCCGAACGACGCATCGCTCGATGCCGTCAACGCCGAGGTGGGGACACCCGGCTACCTGCTCGGCGCCGACCAGAGCGGCCGGGACATCTTCGCTCGCCTGCTGTACTCGATCCGCACCAGCGCGCTCGCGGCGCTGATCGGAACCAGCGTCGCGCTCCTGGTCGGAGTGTCGGCCGGGCTGATCGGCGGATACTTCAACCAATACGTCCGAGGCCTCACCGAGTGGTTGTTCAGCCTCATCATGACGTTCCCCGGGCTGCTGCTGCTGATCGTGCTGATGCCGGTCACCGACGGCGACGTCGGGGTGACGATGGCGATCTTCGGAGTGCTGCTCTCCCCGGCCGTCTACCGCATCGTGCGGAACCTGGTGGTCGCGGTGAAGAACGAACTGTACGTCGACGCCGCGCGCGTCTCCGGGTTGCCCAGCAGCCGCATCCTCCGACGACACGTCCTCGTGATCGTTCGCGGTCCGATCATCATCGCTGCGGCGTTCCTGATGGGCTCGGCGATCGGCGTCCAATCCGGCCTGGCCTTCCTCGGCGTCGGCTCCAGCACGGTGCCGAGCTTCGGCGCGATGATCGCCGAGGGGTTCCGCAACCTCTACGTCGACGCCTGGCAGTTCGCCTGGCCGAGTCTCCTGCTCGGCCTCATCACGGCATCGCTGGTCCTGCTCGGCAACGCCCTCCGCGACGCCCTCGAAGGCGCGCGCCCCAAGCCGGCGAAGCGCAGGACGTCGGCCATGCGCACGACGGTCGCCACGGTGCCGGACGAGGACTCGTCCGAGCTGCTCACCGTGGACGACCTGGGCATCGCCTATCCCAGCCCGTCCGGAGAACTGCACGAGGTGGTCCGCGGAGTGTCGTTCACCGTCGGTGCCGGCGAGACGGTCGGCGTCGCGGGCGAATCGGGCTCGGGCAAGACCCAGACCGCCTTCGCGATCCTCGGCGCCCTCCCGGCCGAGGCGGTGGTCACCCGCGGCTCGATCCGCCTGAACGGTCGCGAGCTGCTCGGCCTGAGCCGGAGCGAGTTACGGAAGGTTCGCGGGAGCGTGGTCGCGTACGTGCCGCAGGAGCCGATGTCGAACCTCGATCCGTCGTTCACGGTCGGCGCGCAGCTGGTCGAGGGACTTCGGTCCGCGCGTGGCCTCTCGCGGGCCGACGCGCGGCAACGCATCCTCCGACTGCTGGAGCGAGTCGGCATCACCGATCCGCAGCGGACGTTCGACTCCTACCCTCACCAGATCTCCGGCGGAATGGCACAGCGCGTACTGATCGCCGGCGCGGTGGCGAGCGAGCCCGCGCTGCTCATCGCCGACGAACCGACGACGGCGCTCGACGTGACCGTCCAGGCCGACATCCTGGACCTACTGCGTGATCTCCGGCGAGAGCTCGGAATGGCCGTTCTGCTCGTGACGCACAACTTCGGCGTCGTCGCCGACAGCTGCGACCGGATCGCGGTGATGCAGGAGGGCGAAGTCGTCGAGGTCGGTGACGTCGCGGACGTGTTCCGGAGCCCGGCCCATCCCTACACCCGGGCGTTGCTCGGCTCGATCCTGCACGGTGACACCGTTCGCGCCGATCCGCCGGTCGCCGCCGGGAGCGAGGTGTCATGA
- a CDS encoding ATP-binding cassette domain-containing protein has protein sequence MSTPLLEVDDLRVSYPGRGFRARPVDVLHGVSLTLGTGETLGIVGESGSGKTTIGRAVLGLVPARSGTIRFAGREITRAATKERRAIARDLQVVFQDPYSSLNPSLTIGDILSEPLVVQGVRASDARARVRMLLDRVGMPADAVHRLPREFSGGQRQRVAIARALAPEPKLIVCDEPVSALDLSTQARVLDLFVDLQQQTGVAYLFISHDLAVVRYVSHRVAVVYRGDVVETGPAQIVTFDPEHPYTRKLLLAAPVADPAEQAERRAARQRLTS, from the coding sequence ATGAGCACACCACTGCTGGAGGTCGACGACCTCCGCGTCAGCTACCCCGGGCGGGGCTTCCGCGCGCGCCCGGTCGACGTGCTCCACGGCGTCTCGCTGACGCTCGGAACGGGTGAGACGCTCGGGATCGTCGGCGAGTCCGGTTCCGGGAAGACGACGATCGGACGCGCCGTTCTGGGCCTCGTGCCGGCGCGCAGCGGCACGATCCGGTTCGCCGGCCGAGAGATCACCCGAGCGGCGACCAAGGAGCGCCGGGCTATCGCTCGCGATCTCCAGGTCGTCTTCCAGGACCCGTACAGCTCACTCAATCCGTCGCTGACGATCGGCGACATCCTGAGCGAACCGCTCGTCGTGCAGGGCGTCCGGGCAAGCGACGCCCGCGCCCGCGTGCGGATGCTCCTGGACCGGGTCGGGATGCCTGCCGACGCGGTCCACCGGCTGCCGCGCGAGTTCAGCGGCGGACAGCGGCAGCGGGTCGCGATCGCGCGGGCGCTCGCCCCGGAGCCAAAGCTCATCGTCTGCGACGAACCGGTGTCCGCGCTCGACCTGTCGACGCAGGCCCGTGTCCTCGACCTCTTCGTCGACCTTCAGCAGCAGACCGGTGTCGCCTACCTCTTCATCTCCCACGATCTGGCCGTCGTGCGCTACGTGAGCCACCGGGTTGCCGTCGTCTACCGGGGGGACGTCGTCGAGACCGGTCCGGCGCAGATTGTGACGTTCGACCCCGAACACCCCTACACGCGCAAGCTCCTCCTCGCCGCCCCGGTCGCCGACCCTGCCGAGCAGGCCGAACGGCGGGCCGCGCGGCAACGGCTCACGTCCTGA
- a CDS encoding hemolysin family protein: MSDWAGVALTVALLLANAFFVAAEFALISARRTAIEPRAAAGSRAARTTLYAMEHVSLMLAGAQLGITICTLALGAIGEPAVAHLIERPFHGLGVPDDLLHPIAFTIALLLIVGLHVVIGEMVPKNIALAGPDRAALLLAPALVAVVRGLKPVIVALNAVANAVLRLVRVEPKDEVTSAFTRDEVADLLTESRRAGLLEPAEHTLLTSALSLDERTVRRVALPLADLVTVPRTSTLEHVEDTAARTGYSRFPIIDEGGTPIGYLHLKDVVIDTVTHNVPHTATIPDDIIRELPSIPPDATIREGIAALRRSGAHLAQARDANGVFLVALEDMLEELVGEIHDSAHS, translated from the coding sequence ATGAGCGACTGGGCCGGGGTCGCCCTCACGGTCGCCCTCCTGCTGGCCAACGCGTTCTTCGTCGCCGCGGAGTTCGCGCTCATCTCCGCCCGCCGCACCGCGATCGAACCCCGCGCCGCCGCCGGCTCCCGTGCGGCCCGCACCACCCTGTACGCGATGGAACACGTCTCCCTCATGCTGGCCGGCGCCCAGCTCGGCATCACGATCTGCACGCTGGCCCTCGGCGCGATCGGTGAGCCCGCGGTGGCGCACCTGATCGAACGTCCGTTCCACGGTCTCGGCGTCCCGGACGACCTCCTGCACCCGATCGCCTTCACCATCGCGCTGCTGCTCATCGTCGGACTGCACGTCGTAATCGGCGAGATGGTGCCCAAGAACATCGCGCTCGCCGGCCCCGACCGCGCCGCGCTCCTGCTCGCTCCCGCGCTCGTTGCGGTGGTGCGCGGGCTCAAGCCGGTGATCGTCGCGCTCAACGCCGTCGCCAACGCGGTTCTGCGGCTCGTCCGGGTAGAGCCGAAAGATGAGGTGACCAGCGCCTTCACCCGTGACGAAGTGGCCGACCTCCTCACCGAATCCCGCCGTGCGGGGCTGCTCGAACCCGCCGAACACACCCTCCTGACCAGCGCATTGAGCCTCGACGAACGCACCGTCCGCCGGGTCGCGCTCCCCCTCGCCGACCTCGTCACCGTGCCCCGGACCTCGACCCTGGAACACGTGGAGGACACCGCCGCGCGAACCGGCTACTCCCGATTCCCGATCATCGACGAGGGCGGAACGCCGATCGGATATCTGCACCTCAAAGACGTCGTCATCGACACCGTCACCCACAACGTCCCGCACACCGCGACCATCCCCGACGACATCATCCGCGAGCTGCCCTCCATCCCCCCGGACGCCACCATCCGCGAAGGCATCGCCGCGCTCCGGCGTAGCGGCGCCCACCTCGCCCAAGCCCGCGACGCCAACGGAGTCTTCCTCGTCGCACTCGAAGACATGCTCGAAGAACTCGTCGGCGAAATCCACGACAGCGCACACTCGTGA
- a CDS encoding alpha-amylase family protein: protein MPSRWHEPFTVFQTNLQEIDATMDVEAALDVLERHGADTWLLNAGGIGAFYPTELPFQARNPFLADRASGDLLGDAVTAAARRGVRVIARLDLSKITASVAAEHPDWLFRTAAGEPQVYHALHSTCPSAEYYQERALDIFDEILDRYDVGGFFVNWFNFNERDYSEVVHGACHCGVCVKRFAEFSGGLELPDGQQSPGFGLWRRYTEATLTGLGRKYVDHVRPRGRDLAMILNRGGTVSYQEGNNAFRHFPGKDFWPHATAEAVSAHVTTRSQTPLILNAAAHIDSTYRLGAEQPEQVAHYLLQAIARGGNPSTYLLGAPGRVPMDSVALAEEVSRFHRRHHDLYAALRPAATIALVKPGLGQGGYAAYFDMLEEFRGAYLAVQQRHLPFDVLTLGALPAATLDHYRLVLLPNVGAIGSEAASVLDAFVERGGNVLTTGNSAITAGGGVELAAAPALRRIGAESSGDALRSTYATLADQPHLDEFRLVDSVVPVFGANARYVWKPGATKAGSVLAQAPWGPPELSYGHVVTGDPAVASIRYGKGTTATIPWTVGRTYREFGKTDVRDHLLRVAEPMADAQLTADLPEQVELILGRDDEGYVVHLLNLTGAGRRSFGPHVPIDGGHLVLRRAAGNERATALVAGRELTVRRNEDALVVELPTIDLFEVVRIRPA, encoded by the coding sequence ATGCCGAGCAGGTGGCACGAGCCGTTCACGGTTTTCCAGACGAACCTGCAGGAGATCGACGCGACGATGGACGTCGAGGCCGCGCTCGACGTCCTCGAACGCCACGGCGCGGACACCTGGCTGCTCAACGCCGGTGGGATCGGCGCGTTCTACCCGACCGAGCTTCCGTTCCAGGCGCGGAACCCGTTTCTCGCCGATCGAGCCTCGGGCGACCTGCTGGGTGACGCCGTGACCGCGGCCGCCCGGCGCGGTGTGCGGGTGATCGCCCGCCTCGACCTCTCCAAGATCACCGCGTCCGTCGCCGCCGAGCACCCCGATTGGCTGTTCCGCACGGCCGCGGGCGAGCCGCAGGTGTACCACGCGCTGCACAGCACGTGCCCGTCCGCGGAGTACTACCAGGAGCGGGCGCTGGACATCTTCGACGAGATCCTCGACCGCTACGACGTCGGCGGGTTCTTCGTCAACTGGTTCAACTTCAACGAGCGCGACTACAGCGAGGTCGTCCACGGTGCCTGCCACTGCGGGGTGTGCGTCAAGCGGTTCGCCGAGTTCAGCGGGGGACTGGAACTCCCCGACGGCCAGCAGTCCCCGGGTTTCGGGCTGTGGCGGCGCTACACCGAAGCGACGCTGACCGGGCTGGGGCGGAAGTACGTCGACCATGTGCGCCCGCGCGGACGTGACCTCGCGATGATCCTGAACAGGGGCGGAACGGTCAGCTACCAGGAGGGCAACAACGCCTTCCGGCACTTCCCGGGCAAGGACTTCTGGCCACACGCGACGGCGGAGGCGGTGAGTGCCCATGTCACCACGCGGTCGCAGACCCCGCTGATCCTCAATGCGGCCGCACACATCGACTCGACGTACCGCCTCGGAGCCGAGCAGCCGGAACAGGTGGCCCACTACCTGCTCCAGGCGATCGCTCGCGGTGGGAATCCGTCGACCTATCTCCTCGGAGCACCGGGGCGAGTTCCGATGGACAGCGTCGCGCTGGCCGAAGAGGTCTCCCGGTTCCACCGCCGGCATCACGACCTGTACGCGGCGCTGCGGCCTGCCGCCACCATCGCGCTGGTCAAGCCAGGGCTCGGACAGGGCGGCTACGCGGCCTACTTCGACATGCTCGAGGAGTTCCGGGGAGCCTACCTGGCGGTGCAGCAGAGGCACTTGCCGTTCGACGTGCTCACCCTCGGGGCGCTGCCAGCCGCGACGCTCGATCACTACCGCCTCGTCCTACTGCCGAACGTGGGAGCGATCGGGTCGGAGGCGGCAAGCGTGCTCGACGCGTTCGTCGAGCGGGGCGGCAACGTGCTGACCACCGGGAACAGTGCGATCACCGCAGGCGGGGGGGTCGAGCTCGCAGCCGCGCCGGCGCTGCGCCGGATCGGCGCGGAGTCCTCCGGCGACGCGCTCCGGTCGACGTACGCGACACTCGCCGACCAGCCGCACCTGGACGAGTTCCGACTCGTCGACTCGGTCGTGCCGGTCTTCGGGGCGAACGCGCGCTATGTCTGGAAGCCAGGTGCGACGAAGGCCGGATCCGTACTCGCGCAGGCTCCGTGGGGGCCACCGGAGCTCAGCTACGGCCACGTCGTGACCGGAGATCCCGCGGTCGCCTCGATCCGGTACGGGAAGGGCACCACCGCGACGATCCCGTGGACCGTCGGCCGCACCTATCGGGAGTTCGGCAAGACCGACGTGCGTGACCACCTGCTGCGGGTGGCCGAGCCGATGGCCGACGCCCAGCTGACCGCGGACCTGCCCGAGCAGGTCGAGCTGATCCTCGGCCGCGACGACGAGGGCTACGTGGTGCACCTGCTCAACCTGACCGGGGCCGGGCGACGCTCGTTCGGGCCGCACGTCCCGATCGACGGCGGCCACCTCGTCCTCCGCCGCGCGGCGGGAAACGAACGAGCCACCGCCCTGGTCGCCGGCCGCGAGCTGACGGTCCGACGGAACGAAGACGCACTCGTCGTCGAACTGCCGACCATCGACCTGTTCGAGGTGGTCCGCATCCGACCGGCCTGA
- a CDS encoding SDR family oxidoreductase, whose translation MILDRFRLDGRVAVVTGAGRGIGAATAVALAEAGADVLITARTEDDLRTVAERIAATGRKAEVVVADLSDLDAVPPQAERAVEAFGRLDLVVNNVGGEMPRPLMKTSVKRLESAFRFNVSTAHALTTAAVPALLEDGGGAIVNISSVMGRLPARGYAAYGTAKAALAHYTRLAAADLAPRIRVNAIAVGSVATSALELVLDNDELRTTMEQNTPLRRIGDPEDIAAAVVYLASPAGSYVTGTVLEVDGGLPAPNLDLGLPDL comes from the coding sequence ATGATTCTGGACCGGTTCCGGCTCGACGGCCGGGTAGCGGTGGTGACCGGCGCCGGGCGTGGCATCGGCGCGGCGACGGCGGTCGCGCTCGCCGAGGCCGGCGCGGACGTGCTGATCACCGCCCGCACCGAGGACGACCTGCGAACGGTGGCCGAACGCATCGCCGCCACCGGGCGCAAGGCCGAGGTGGTCGTCGCCGACCTGAGCGACCTGGACGCCGTGCCGCCGCAGGCCGAGCGGGCGGTCGAGGCGTTCGGGCGGCTCGACCTCGTCGTCAACAACGTGGGCGGCGAGATGCCGCGGCCGTTGATGAAGACCAGCGTCAAGCGCCTGGAATCGGCGTTCCGGTTCAACGTCTCGACCGCGCACGCGCTCACCACGGCCGCGGTCCCCGCGCTGCTGGAGGACGGCGGCGGCGCGATCGTCAACATCTCGTCGGTGATGGGGCGCCTCCCGGCCCGCGGGTACGCCGCCTACGGCACCGCCAAGGCGGCGCTCGCGCACTACACCCGGCTGGCCGCCGCCGACCTGGCGCCGCGGATCCGGGTCAACGCGATCGCGGTCGGTTCGGTCGCCACCTCGGCGCTAGAACTCGTTCTCGACAACGACGAGCTGCGCACGACGATGGAGCAGAACACACCGCTGCGCCGGATCGGTGACCCCGAGGACATCGCCGCGGCGGTCGTCTACCTCGCCTCACCGGCCGGGAGCTACGTCACCGGCACGGTACTGGAGGTCGACGGCGGCCTACCCGCCCCCAACCTCGACCTCGGCCTGCCAGACCTCTGA
- a CDS encoding hemolysin family protein encodes MSEWLLIILGLVLVAACGVFVAAEFAFVTVDRGAVDRAVSSGRRGAAGVDGALRQLSTQLSGAQVGITITNLGIGFIAEPSIAALLEGPLGAAGLGDAAVTGVAVALALTISTLVTMLLGELVPKNIAIAKPLGTAIAVAPLQRGFTTATLPLIRVLNGAANAVLRRFGIEPQEELPSARAPEELVSLVKRSAALGTLSGETAELLGRTLVLGRLTADDVLTPRSRLTVVHADEPVAAVLAATGRTGHSRFPVIGEDIDDIVGMVHAKHAVAVPRGERAQVLIRTVMQPPVVVPTTAAADDLLPDLRRDGLQMALVVDEFGGTEGIVTIEDLIEEIVGEVADEHDRSQPAGIRRRPDGGWHLSGLLRPDEIRERTGLPIPDHRTYDTLGGLITVRLGRLPRQGDRIEVERPPPLDFDDAALPDRYRLTVDRMDGRRVDRVLVEAIPAEPTEENESAEGGDR; translated from the coding sequence GTGTCCGAGTGGCTGTTGATAATCCTGGGCCTGGTACTGGTCGCGGCCTGCGGCGTGTTCGTCGCCGCGGAGTTCGCGTTCGTCACCGTCGACCGGGGGGCGGTCGACCGTGCCGTGAGCAGCGGCAGGCGCGGCGCGGCGGGCGTCGACGGAGCGCTGCGGCAACTCTCGACGCAGCTGTCCGGCGCGCAGGTCGGCATCACGATCACCAACCTCGGGATCGGGTTCATCGCCGAGCCGTCGATCGCCGCCCTGCTGGAGGGGCCGCTCGGTGCAGCGGGTCTGGGCGACGCGGCGGTCACCGGAGTCGCGGTCGCCCTGGCGCTGACCATCTCGACGCTGGTCACGATGTTGCTGGGCGAGCTGGTGCCGAAGAACATCGCGATCGCGAAGCCGCTGGGCACCGCGATCGCCGTCGCGCCGCTCCAGCGGGGGTTCACCACCGCGACGCTGCCGCTGATCCGGGTACTCAACGGCGCGGCGAACGCCGTGCTGCGCCGCTTCGGTATCGAGCCGCAGGAGGAACTGCCCTCCGCCCGCGCGCCCGAAGAACTCGTCTCGCTGGTCAAACGGTCCGCCGCGCTCGGCACGCTGTCGGGCGAGACCGCTGAGCTGCTCGGCCGGACGCTCGTCCTCGGACGCCTCACCGCTGACGACGTGTTGACTCCTCGCAGCCGCCTGACCGTGGTGCACGCCGACGAGCCGGTCGCCGCGGTTCTGGCCGCCACCGGCCGCACCGGCCATTCCCGCTTCCCCGTCATCGGAGAGGACATCGACGACATCGTCGGAATGGTCCACGCCAAGCACGCCGTCGCAGTGCCGCGCGGCGAGCGAGCGCAGGTGCTGATCAGGACGGTCATGCAACCGCCGGTCGTCGTCCCGACCACCGCAGCCGCTGACGACTTGCTCCCTGACCTGCGCCGCGACGGACTGCAGATGGCCCTGGTCGTCGACGAGTTCGGCGGCACCGAGGGCATCGTCACCATCGAAGACCTCATCGAGGAGATCGTCGGCGAGGTCGCCGACGAACACGACCGCTCCCAGCCGGCCGGTATCCGACGCCGACCCGACGGCGGCTGGCACCTCTCCGGCCTGCTCCGACCGGACGAGATCCGCGAACGCACCGGCCTGCCGATCCCCGACCACCGCACCTACGACACCCTCGGTGGCCTGATCACCGTCCGGCTCGGGCGCCTCCCCCGCCAGGGCGACCGCATCGAAGTCGAGCGCCCGCCGCCCCTCGACTTCGACGACGCGGCACTCCCGGACCGCTACCGGCTGACCGTCGACCGGATGGACGGCCGCCGCGTCGATCGGGTGCTCGTCGAGGCCATCCCCGCAGAACCCACCGAGGAAAACGAATCGGCCGAGGGTGGGGACCGATGA